The proteins below are encoded in one region of Pantoea sp. At-9b:
- a CDS encoding dienelactone hydrolase family protein, giving the protein MAAITTSPLSYQANGTHLTGSLVYQSDVSSPRPGIVLAPNWMGVTRMAEEVAGKIAAQGFVVLVADLYGAGQRPTSGEEAGSMMMAVKDTPAEVARMQAALAALLAQQQAPVAPDQLAAVGFCFGGHCALELARSGAEIKAAVSFHGSLDTKGHYALDTIKGSVLVLDGAADPLAPREQLNEFVREMTARQIDWQLVSYAGAAHSFTDPDANNPGVSQYHPQVAERAFNRMFALFAEIF; this is encoded by the coding sequence ATGGCAGCCATCACCACTTCTCCCCTCTCTTATCAGGCAAACGGCACCCACTTAACCGGTTCTCTGGTTTATCAAAGTGATGTCAGCAGCCCCCGTCCTGGCATCGTGTTGGCCCCCAACTGGATGGGCGTCACCCGTATGGCCGAAGAGGTCGCGGGAAAAATCGCCGCACAGGGATTTGTGGTGCTGGTCGCGGACCTGTACGGTGCCGGCCAGCGACCGACCTCCGGTGAGGAAGCGGGCAGCATGATGATGGCGGTTAAAGATACGCCAGCAGAAGTGGCGCGCATGCAGGCGGCGCTGGCCGCGTTGCTGGCACAGCAGCAGGCCCCGGTAGCACCAGACCAATTGGCTGCTGTTGGTTTCTGTTTCGGTGGTCATTGCGCACTGGAACTGGCGCGCAGCGGTGCTGAGATTAAAGCCGCCGTGTCGTTCCACGGCTCGCTGGATACCAAAGGTCACTATGCGCTGGATACAATCAAAGGCAGCGTGCTGGTACTGGACGGCGCAGCCGATCCGCTGGCGCCACGTGAGCAGTTAAACGAATTCGTTCGCGAGATGACCGCCCGTCAGATCGACTGGCAGCTGGTGAGCTACGCTGGCGCAGCGCACTCCTTCACCGATCCTGACGCCAATAACCCCGGTGTGTCCCAGTATCACCCGCAGGTTGCAGAGCGTGCGTTCAACCGCATGTTCGCGTTGTTTGCCGAGATCTTTTAA
- a CDS encoding GNAT family N-acetyltransferase: MRLETQRLCLRPVIASDAADLFNIYGDPATNLFNPAGPYPDIHHAKTVLSRWIDHWENHGFGNWAISLCDHPDAIIGFGGLSILRYADISINNLGYRFATTAWGKGLATEFAAYAVRHGFEVIKLSEICAVVRGDHLASQKVLQKIGLQYARDIDDVAGAPPSLLYSLTRQEWRR; the protein is encoded by the coding sequence GCCCGTTATCGCATCCGATGCGGCCGACCTGTTCAACATTTATGGTGACCCCGCCACCAACCTTTTCAACCCGGCAGGCCCCTATCCGGACATTCACCATGCCAAAACGGTGCTGAGCCGCTGGATTGATCATTGGGAAAACCACGGGTTTGGCAATTGGGCGATCTCGCTTTGCGACCATCCTGACGCCATCATTGGCTTTGGCGGACTGAGTATTCTGCGCTACGCCGATATCTCGATCAATAATCTCGGATATCGCTTTGCTACAACAGCATGGGGTAAAGGGCTGGCAACCGAATTTGCGGCATACGCCGTCAGGCATGGCTTTGAAGTGATTAAACTGAGCGAGATTTGTGCCGTGGTAAGAGGAGACCATCTGGCCTCACAAAAGGTGCTGCAAAAAATCGGACTGCAATATGCGAGGGATATCGACGATGTTGCAGGTGCGCCTCCCAGCCTGCTTTATTCGCTCACGCGGCAAGAATGGCGACGATAA